The Drechmeria coniospora strain ARSEF 6962 chromosome 02, whole genome shotgun sequence genome has a segment encoding these proteins:
- a CDS encoding alanine racemase family protein, with translation MYITWTRSCSQLRNDQFVRGRTRAPSYNLPNHLSTLHCLQQDMGEPTEEMRIDPSRAQALASHLSSVRERVAAVANGRNIRLVAVSKLKPANDILALHRAPASHADFGENYAQELSQKADLLPRTIRWHFIGGLQSGHCKSLAKIPNLFCVSSVDSIKKAQLLNQARASLLSVNPSLPKLSVHVQVNTSGEDAKSGCAPGPDSVALCREIVENCPSLHLLGLMTIGAIARSKATTTDNDNEDFVALREQRDLVVRELALADDCLELSMGMSEDFEGAITQGSGEVRVGSIIFGQRPAKADAQIKE, from the exons atgtacattacATGGACACGATCATGCTCACAACTTCGTAACGACCAGTTTGTCCGTGGTAGGACTCGTGCTCCCTCGTACAACCTGCCAAATCACCTAAGCACCTTACATTGTTTGCAGCAAGATATGGGTGAGCCTACAGAGGAAATGCGAATCGACCCGTCCAGAGCTCAAGCGCTCGCCAGCCACCTCAGCTCCGTACGTGAGCGAGTCGCAGCCGTCGCCAACGGACGAAAT ATCCGCCTTGTTGCCGTCTCCAAGCTCAAACCTGCCAACGATATCCTCGCTCTCCATCGTGCCCCCGCCAGCCATGCCGATTTCGGTGAAAATTATGCTCAAGAGCTGAGCCAGAAAGCTGACCTCCTGCCCCGTACGATTCGATGGCACTTCATCGGCGGCCTGCAATCCG GTCACTGTAAATCCCTTGCCAAGATCCCCAACCTCTTCTGCGTCTCCAGTGTCGATAGCATCAAAAAGGCCCAGCTTCTCAACCAGGCCCGTGCAAGCCTCCTCTCCGTCaacccctccctccctaAGCTCTCCGTCCACGTGCAGGTCAACACATCTGGCGAGGATGCCAAGTCCGGCTGCGCCCCGGGGCCAGACTCTGTCGCCTTGTGCCGCGAAATTGTAGAAAACTGCCCCAGCCTGCACCTGCTCGGCCTCATGACCATTGGCGCCATCGCCCGCAGCAAagccacgacgacggataACGACAACGAGGACTTTGTGGCTCTCAGGGAGCAGCGGGACCTCGTCGTACGGGAGCTGGCGCTGGCCGACGATTGTCTGGAGCTGAGCATGGGTATGAGCGAGGATTTTGAGGGCGCTATCACGCAGGGTAGCGGTGAGGTGAGAGTGGGCAGCATCATATTCGGCCAGAGGCCAGCAAAAGCGGATGCCCAAATCAAAGAATGA